In Bactrocera oleae isolate idBacOlea1 chromosome 5, idBacOlea1, whole genome shotgun sequence, a genomic segment contains:
- the LOC138855666 gene encoding dentin sialophosphoprotein-like produces MALRIQFLLLVAFVFAALASTSVLATDTAATTAAPSGDDEYDSAEYSDEYYDDENSSNLPGGSADDPTYADDDESTETDDAADATEALSDNPTQAPVAKDEAVVGSGSTTCTPSPAESDDGDYSEEYDDDYVYDDSTDSPAEGDTTEDESALDYSSDYDSSAYSGSAEEPSTGKPGAVVRRRRRVTVSPSVRKRRIANARRRRRAAQNARRRRNVNGTTRKHADGLSARTTVAPKRPAARTTTKRPATARRPATTKRAAVARRPAAARKRPARRG; encoded by the exons ATGGCGCTGAGGATACAGTTTTTACTTCTAGTCGCTTTTGTGTTTGCCGCGTTGGCCAGCACCAGCGTCCTAGCGACCGATACGGCTGCAACCACAGCAGCTCCATCAGGCGATGATGAATATGACTCGGCCGAATATAGCGATGAGTATTACGACGACGAAAACTCTTCGAATCTTCCAGGTGGGAGTGCAGACGATCCAACATATGCTGATGATGATGAATCCACCGAAACTGATGATGCTGCAGATGCCACTGAAGCATTAAGTGATAATCCCACACAAGCTCCCGTAGCTAAAGACGAAGCCGTGGTCGGTAGTGGCAGCACTACATGCACACCCAGTCCAGCAGAAAGTGATGATGGTGATTATAGCGAGGAATATGATGATGATTACGTCTACGATGATTCGACAGACTCTCCAGCTGAAGGCGATACCACCGAGGATGAATCTGCCTTAGACTACTCGTCTGATTATGACAGCAGTGCATACAGCGGAAGTGCGGAAGAACCCAGCACAG GTAAACCTGGAGCAGTTGTTAGAAGGCGCAGACGCGTTACTGTTTCCCCAAGTGTCCGTAAAAGAAGAATCGCAAATGCTCGAAGAAGAAGACGTGCTGCTCAAAATGCACGTAGAAGACGTAATGTAAATGGCACAACCAGAAAGCATGCAGATGGATTATCAGCTAGAACAACTGTAGCACCTAAAAGACCAGCTGCGCGAACAACAACCAAGAGACCCGCTACAGCCAGGAGACCAGCAACAACCAAGAGAGCAGCGGTGGCTCGAAGGCCAGCAGCAGCCAGGAAACGACCAGCAAGAAGAGGTTAA
- the LOC106625165 gene encoding glycine, alanine and asparagine-rich protein — translation MALNIKFLLLAAFVFAALASTRVNAADTAATAAAPSGDDEYDSAEYSDEYYDDENSSDLPDGSADDPTYADDDESTETDDVADAADAPESPVNESTEDYSSDVDSSADSEESAGQAASGTPVRRRRTTRAAANRRRRLNPNAPRRRRAAAARRNARARRNTRARRNARARRNARARRAAGRTPARRAAAGGTARRPAVARRQAAAGRIARRPAAARRRAAAGNRRRAANRRG, via the exons ATGgcactaaatataaaatttttactcctAGCCGCCTTTGTGTTTGCCGCTTTGGCCAGCACCAGGGTCAATGCTGCCGATACGGCTGCAACTGCAGCAGCTCCATCAGGCGATGATGAATATGACTCGGCCGAGTATAGCGATGAGTATTATGATGACGAAAACTCTTCGGATCTTCCAGATGGGAGTGCAGACGATCCAACATATGCTGATGATGATGAATCCACCGAAACTGATGATGTTGCAGATGCTGCAGATGCCCCTGAATCTCCAG TGAATGAATCTACTGAGGACTATTCATCCGATGTTGACAGCAGTGCAGATTCTGAAGAGTCCGCAG GACAAGCTGCCAGTGGAACACCTGTTAGACGGCGCCGTACCACAAGAGCCGCCGCCAATAGACGTAGAAGATTAAACCCTAATGCTCCAAGGAGAAGGAGAGCTGCCGCAGCCAGAAGAAATGCCAGAGCCAGAAGAAATACCAGGGCCAGAAGAAATGCCAGAGCCAGAAGAAATGCCAGAGCCAGACGAGCTGCAGGCAGGACACCAGCTAGGAGAGCAGCGGCCGGCGGAACTGCCAGGAGACCAGCAGTAGCTAGAAGACAAGCAGCAGCCGGCAGAATAGCCAGGAGACCAGCAGCAGCTCGAAGACGAGCGGCAGCAGGTAATAGAAGGCGGGCTGCTAATAGGAGAGGTTAA
- the LOC118681483 gene encoding dentin sialophosphoprotein, with the protein MKIFIFLVNAFLAISFTQAAALDNGSGNVEFLEELPVSKESVDTISIFGELTLPEILELILNENKPSEQDAGLEYNGDLDHYKGDIYRRNERDNQHSSHLASNDIHEIYELDKDKFEGSGDNAVDNDKGYSANVGDNGNNGDNGDNGDNEENDSENEKNDSNDENDSSDENDSNEDNDSSEENDSSNENDSSEENNSSEENDSSDENDSNEDNDSSEENDSSDENNSSEKNNSSKENDSSDENDSNEDDDSSEENDSSDENNSSEKNNSSKENDSSDENDSNKDNDSSDEKDSNEDNDSSEENDSSDENNSSEENDSSDEKDSNEDNDSSKENDSSD; encoded by the coding sequence atgaaaatctttatatttcttGTGAACGCCTTCTTGGCAATCTCGTTCACGCAGGCGGCTGCCTTGGATAACGGAAGTGGTAATGTGGAATTCTTAGAAGAACTTCCAGTTTCCAAAGAATCTGTCGATACGAtcagtatttttggagaattgACTCTTCCGGAAATTTTGGAGctcattttgaatgaaaacaaACCAAGTGAACAAGATGCAGGTCTCGAGTATAACGGTGATTTGGACCACTATAAAGGTGACATATATAGAAGAAATGAACGTGACAATCAACACAGCTCACATCTGGCTAGCAACGACATTCATGAAATTTACGAGCTAGATAAAGATAAATTTGAAGGAAGTGGAGATAATGCAGTCGATAACGACAAAGGATATAGTGCAAATGTAGGTGATAATGGTAATAATGGTGATAATGGTGATAATGGCGATAATGAGGAGAATGATAGCGAGAACGAGAAAAATGACTCAAACGATGAAAACGACTCAAGCGATGAAAATGACTCAAACGAAGATAATGACTCAAGCGAAGAAAATGATTCTAGCAATGAAAATGACTCAAGTGAAGAAAATAACTCAAGCGAAGAAAACGACTCAAGCGATGAAAATGACTCAAACGAAGATAATGACTCAAGCGAAGAAAATGATTCTAGCGATGAAAATAACTcaagtgaaaaaaataactCAAGCAAAGAAAACGACTCAAGCGATGAAAATGACTCAAACGAAGATGATGACTCAAGCGAAGAAAATGATTCTAGCGATGAAAATAACTcaagtgaaaaaaataactCAAGCAAAGAAAACGACTCAAGCGATGAAAATGACTCAAACAAAGATAATGACTCAAGCGATGAAAAAGACTCAAACGAAGATAATGACTCAAGCGAAGAAAATGATTCTAGCGATGAAAATAACTCAAGCGAAGAAAACGACTCAAGCGATGAAAAGGACTCAAACGAAGATAATGACTCAAGCAAAGAAAATGACTCGAGCGATTAA